Proteins encoded together in one Hymenobacter monticola window:
- the lepB gene encoding signal peptidase I, whose protein sequence is MSLLKTDPTAPPKQPKTKTREWADSLIFAIVAATLIRWATFEAYTIPSPSMENSLLVGDYLFVSKLHYGPITPQTPLQVPLTHQTIWGTGLQSYSELIQLPTYRLPGFSEIKRNDVVVFHVPHETQYPADLRTNYIKRCVGVAGDTLEIRNGQVYLDGKPEGDVPGLQTDYLMQIDNPNDEVATALRAQGVVDYTMPGGLPQPVGNGDKPGSFIYKISCTKAAADYFRKQPYVKALEVYQPPVGGLFPDRADFSNSDATSITPRKWNLDNYGPLPIPKEGQTIALSPANAAIYFKIIARYEHNEGITWNNQDGMIYQNNKPLTSYKIKQNYYMMMGDNRHNSEDSRFWGFVPADHVVGKAVLIWLSIDPNADFWHKVRWSRLFNIIH, encoded by the coding sequence ATGTCTTTGCTCAAAACCGACCCCACCGCTCCCCCCAAGCAACCCAAAACGAAAACCCGCGAGTGGGCCGATTCGCTGATTTTTGCCATTGTGGCCGCCACGCTCATCCGTTGGGCCACGTTTGAGGCGTACACCATTCCGTCGCCCAGCATGGAAAACTCGCTGCTGGTGGGCGACTACTTGTTTGTAAGCAAGCTGCATTACGGCCCCATCACGCCCCAAACGCCCCTGCAGGTGCCCCTCACGCACCAAACCATCTGGGGCACGGGCCTGCAGAGCTACTCCGAGCTGATTCAGCTGCCGACGTACCGCCTGCCGGGCTTTTCCGAAATCAAGCGCAACGACGTGGTGGTGTTTCACGTGCCGCACGAAACGCAGTACCCGGCCGATTTGCGCACCAACTACATCAAGCGCTGCGTGGGCGTGGCCGGCGACACGCTGGAAATTCGCAACGGCCAGGTGTACCTCGACGGCAAGCCCGAAGGGGACGTGCCGGGCCTGCAGACCGATTACCTGATGCAGATTGACAACCCTAATGACGAGGTGGCCACGGCCCTGCGCGCCCAGGGGGTGGTCGACTACACCATGCCCGGCGGCCTGCCCCAGCCCGTGGGCAACGGCGACAAGCCCGGCTCGTTCATCTACAAAATCAGCTGCACGAAGGCCGCGGCCGACTACTTCCGCAAGCAGCCCTACGTGAAGGCCCTTGAGGTGTACCAGCCGCCGGTAGGGGGCCTGTTCCCCGACCGAGCCGATTTCAGCAACTCCGACGCCACCAGCATCACCCCGCGCAAGTGGAACCTGGACAACTACGGCCCGCTGCCCATTCCCAAGGAAGGCCAGACCATTGCCCTGTCGCCCGCCAACGCGGCCATCTACTTCAAAATCATCGCCCGCTACGAGCACAACGAGGGCATTACCTGGAACAACCAGGACGGCATGATTTACCAAAACAACAAGCCGCTCACCAGCTACAAAATCAAGCAGAATTACTACATGATGATGGGCGACAACCGCCACAACTCCGAGGACTCGCGCTTCTGGGGCTTTGTGCCGGCCGACCACGTGGTGGGCAAAGCCGTCCTCATCTGGCTGTCCATCGACCCCAACGCCGACTTCTGGCACAAAGTCCGCTGGAGCCGCCTGTTCAACATCATTCACTAA
- a CDS encoding uracil-DNA glycosylase has protein sequence MVKIAESWRPVLAAEFEKPYFQRLIAFVKGEYATATVYPAGPQIFHAFDATPFDNVKVVILGQDPYHGKNQAHGLSFSVQEGQRTPPSLQNIFKELQDDIPGTPPAPNGNLDRWAQQGVLLLNATLTVRAAEPASHQKKGWEEFTDAVIRKISEEKEHVVFILWGAYAGKKSELIDERKHLILKSVHPSPYAADKGFFGSKPFSKANAWLKSKGLEPIAW, from the coding sequence ATGGTAAAGATAGCCGAAAGCTGGCGGCCCGTGCTAGCCGCTGAGTTCGAAAAGCCTTATTTTCAACGCCTCATTGCCTTCGTGAAGGGCGAGTACGCCACGGCCACCGTGTACCCGGCCGGCCCCCAGATTTTCCACGCCTTCGACGCCACGCCCTTTGATAACGTCAAGGTCGTCATCCTGGGCCAGGACCCCTACCACGGCAAAAACCAGGCGCACGGCCTCTCTTTCTCGGTGCAGGAGGGGCAGCGCACGCCGCCCTCGCTCCAGAATATTTTCAAGGAGCTGCAGGACGACATTCCCGGCACGCCGCCCGCCCCCAACGGCAACCTCGACCGCTGGGCCCAGCAGGGCGTGCTGCTGCTAAATGCCACCCTCACCGTGCGCGCCGCTGAGCCCGCCTCGCACCAGAAAAAAGGCTGGGAAGAATTTACCGACGCCGTTATTCGCAAGATTTCGGAGGAAAAGGAGCACGTGGTGTTCATCCTCTGGGGCGCCTACGCCGGCAAGAAATCGGAACTGATTGACGAGCGCAAGCACCTGATTTTAAAATCCGTTCACCCTTCGCCCTACGCAGCCGATAAAGGATTCTTCGGCAGCAAGCCGTTCAGCAAAGCCAACGCTTGGCTGAAAAGCAAAGGGCTGGAGCCGATAGCGTGGTAG
- the apaG gene encoding Co2+/Mg2+ efflux protein ApaG, whose translation MPTTTTQGVTVSVTTNYLPDYSSPGQEHFVFAYKIEIRNNSEFTVKLLRRHWHIHDANGVVREVEGEGVVGRQPVLEPGEAHQYVSGCNLKSGVGKMRGTYLMERLANGQEFTVEIPEFTLMVPYRMN comes from the coding sequence ATGCCCACCACCACTACGCAAGGCGTCACCGTTTCGGTTACGACCAACTACTTGCCCGACTACTCCAGCCCCGGCCAGGAGCATTTTGTGTTTGCTTACAAGATTGAGATTCGCAACAACAGCGAGTTCACGGTGAAGCTGCTGCGCCGCCACTGGCACATTCACGACGCCAACGGCGTGGTGCGCGAAGTGGAGGGCGAAGGCGTGGTAGGCCGCCAGCCCGTACTGGAGCCCGGCGAGGCCCACCAGTACGTGAGCGGCTGCAACCTGAAATCGGGCGTGGGCAAGATGCGCGGCACCTACCTCATGGAGCGGCTGGCCAACGGCCAGGAATTTACGGTTGAGATTCCGGAGTTCACCCTCATGGTGCCGTACCGGATGAACTAG
- a CDS encoding O-methyltransferase has translation MHQILAYFRFWLRSGNAHGLHSPFVFGLYTSVVCHTGPYRAYKAVEARRQQLLNSPARISVTDFGAGSHTGAGQQRRVADIARTAAKPRQLAQMLFRLANYFRPATILELGTSLGLTTAYLASADSRSRVVTFEGCPNVAAVARETFDKLKLRNIEVVEGNIDQTLAPALSRLGAPIDFAFFDGNHRYEPTLRYFEQCLAHRTDNSVFVFDDIHWSEDMERAWESIKAHPDVTLTVDLFYIGLVFFRKNQPKQHFWLRV, from the coding sequence ATGCACCAAATACTCGCTTACTTCCGCTTCTGGCTGCGTTCGGGCAACGCCCACGGGCTGCACTCGCCCTTCGTGTTTGGCCTCTACACCTCCGTGGTGTGTCACACGGGGCCCTACCGCGCCTACAAGGCCGTGGAAGCCCGGCGCCAGCAGCTACTCAATAGCCCGGCCCGCATCAGCGTCACCGATTTTGGCGCGGGCTCGCACACCGGCGCGGGCCAGCAGCGCCGCGTGGCCGACATTGCCCGCACCGCTGCCAAGCCCCGGCAGCTGGCGCAGATGCTGTTTCGGCTGGCCAACTACTTCCGGCCGGCCACCATCCTGGAGTTGGGCACCTCGCTGGGCCTCACCACCGCCTACCTTGCTTCGGCCGACTCCCGCAGCCGCGTCGTCACTTTTGAGGGCTGCCCCAACGTGGCCGCTGTGGCCCGCGAAACGTTCGACAAGCTGAAGCTGCGCAACATAGAAGTGGTAGAGGGCAACATTGACCAGACCCTTGCCCCTGCCCTCTCGCGCTTAGGCGCCCCCATCGATTTTGCTTTCTTCGACGGCAACCACCGCTACGAGCCCACGCTGCGCTACTTCGAGCAGTGCCTGGCCCACCGCACCGACAACTCGGTGTTCGTCTTCGACGACATTCATTGGTCGGAAGACATGGAGCGGGCCTGGGAATCCATCAAAGCCCACCCCGACGTGACGCTGACGGTGGACTTGTTCTACATCGGACTGGTTTTCTTCCGGAAGAACCAGCCCAAACAGCATTTCTGGCTGCGCGTGTGA